In Leopardus geoffroyi isolate Oge1 chromosome D1, O.geoffroyi_Oge1_pat1.0, whole genome shotgun sequence, a single window of DNA contains:
- the LOC123601511 gene encoding LOW QUALITY PROTEIN: spliceosome-associated protein CWC15 homolog (The sequence of the model RefSeq protein was modified relative to this genomic sequence to represent the inferred CDS: inserted 1 base in 1 codon), which produces MTTAARPTFEPARGGRGKGEGDLSQLSKQYSSRDLPSHTKIKYRQTTQDAPEEVRNRDFRRELEERERAAAREKNRDHPTREHTTSSSVSKKPRLDQIPAANLDADDPLTDEEDEDEDFEEESDDDDTAALLAELEKIKKERAEERARKEQEQKAEEERIRXENILSGNPLLNLTGPSQPQANFKVKRRWDDDVVFKNCAKGVDDQKKDKRFVNDTLRSEFHKKFMEKYIK; this is translated from the exons ATGACAACAGCAGCTAGGCCAACTTTTGAACCCGCgagaggggggagaggaaaaggagaaggtgaTTTGAGCCAACTCTCAAAGCAGTATTCAAGTAGAGACCTACCTTCTcatacaaagataaaatatagaCAAACCACTCAGGATGCCCCTGAAGAGGTTCGGAACCGTGACTTCAGGAGagagctggaggagagagagcgagctgccgccagagaaaaaaatagagatcatCCAACACGAGAACATACAACCTCCTCATCAGTGTCAAAGAAACCTCGGTTAGACCAGATTCCTGCTGCCAACCTTGATGCAGATGATCCTCTAACAGATGAGGAAGATGAAGATGAAGATTTTGAAGAGgagagtgatgatgatgatactgCAGCTCTTCTTGCAGagctagaaaaaattaaaaaagaaagagctgaaGAGCGGGCCAGGAAGGAACAAGAACAAAAAgctgaagaagaaagaatac AGGAAAACATATTGAGTGGAAACCCTCTCCTTAATCTCACTGGCCCATCCCAGCCTCAGGCCAACTTCAAAGTTAAAAGAAGGTGGGATGATGATGTTGTTTTCAAGAACTGTGCAAAAGGTGTAGATGatcagaagaaagacaaaagatttgTAAATGATACACTGCGATCTGAATTTCACAAAAAGTTCATggagaaatatattaaatag